The segment CGCTGGAAAAAGCGGTTGAACGGACGGAACAACCAGCCCAGCAACCGGTCAATCAGGCGCGACGGCATATCTTTCGGCGCATGATGATCCTTCAGCAGTTTCGCCGCCAGAGCCGGAGAAAGCGTCAGCGAGTTAATCGCCGAAATCACCGTCGAAATGGCGATGGTAACCGCGAACTGTTTATAGAACTGACCGGTAACGCCGGACAGGAACGCCATCGGCACAAACACCGCACACAACACCAGCGCGATAGCGATAATCGGGCCGGAGACTTCACGCATCGCCTGATGCGCTGCCGCGGTGGGCGATAATCCTTGCTCGATATTACGTTCGACGTTCTCTACCACCACAATGGCGTCATCCACCACGATACCGATGGCGAGCACCAGACCAAACAGGCTCAGGGTGTTAAGTGAGAAGCCGAGCAAATACAAGACGCTGAAGGTCCCCACCACTGAAACCGGCACCGCCAGCAACGGAATGATCGACGCACGCCAGGTTTGCAGGAACAGAATCACCACCAGTACCACCAGCACAATCGCTTCCATCAGCGTCTGTACCACGGCCTTGATCGAATCCCGCACGAACACCGTCGGGTCATAGGGCGCGGCCCACTGCACATCGTCCGGGAAGCGGGTCGCCAGTTCAGCCATTTTGGCGCGCACCGCGTTGGAGAGATCGATGGCGTTAGCCCCCGGAGCCTGGAAGATACCGATACCGACCGCATCTTTATTATTAAGCTGTGAACGCAGCGCATAGCTGCCAGAACCCATCTCAATTCGAGCGACATCACGCAGACGTACCAACGAACCATCATCGGCGGTTTTCAGGATGATATTGCCGAACTGCTGCTCGCTCTCCAGTCGTCCCTGGGTGTTGATCGACAGCAGGAAATCGCTCTCTTTCTTCAACGGTTCTGCGCCGAGCTGCCCGGCAGAAACCTGCACGTTTTGCTCCTGCATCGCCGTCACCACATCCGAGGCGGTCAGGCCACGCGCCGCCACTTTATTAGGATCAAGCCAGACGCGCATCGCATACTCACCGGCCCCGAAGATCTGAATCTGTCCCACGCCCGGCAGGCGGGCCAGTTCGTCTTTGACCTTCAGGGTGGCGTAGTTACGCAGATAGAGCGAGTCGTACTTACCCTGCGGCGAAAACAGGTGCACCACCAGCGTCAGGGTCGGCGACTGCTTCTGTGTGGTCAGGCCCAGTTGACGCACGGCCTCTGGCAGGCGCGCTTCCGCCTGTGCCACACGGTTCTGCACCTGAACCTGCGCCTGGTCAGGGTCAGTACCCGGACGGAAGGTGACGGTGGTCACCAGCACACCATCGGAACCGGCCACTGATTTCATATACATCATGTTTTCCACCCCGTTGATCGCCTCTTCCAGTGGCGTCGCCACCGAGTCGGCAATCACTTTGGGGTTGGCGCCGGGGTATTCTGCGCGCACCTGCACGCTGGGGGGCACCACATCGGGATATTCACTGATCGGCAGCAACGGAATGGCGATCAGCCCGGTAACAAATATCAAAATCGACAGCACAGCCGCGAAAATTGGCCGGTCGATAAAAAAGCGGGAGAAATCCATAACAGGCAGTCTCGATAATTATTGGGCGGCGCGCATCGCGACCGTTTGCGCAGTGACCGGCATGCCGGGCATAAACACTTTCTGCAAACCGTTAACGATGACCTTGTCTCCGGGTTTCAGTCCGTTCTGCACCACGCGCAGGCCATTTGCCAACTCGCCTGGCTGGATGTCACGACGCTGGGCCTTACCGCTGGCATCGACCACGTAGACATACTTACGGTCCTGATCGGTCAGCACCGCTTTATCGTCAATCAGCAACGCGGTGAAATCGGCGCTACCGGGCAGACGTACGCGGGCAAACAGACCTGGCGTGAACTGACGCTGCTGGTTATCCAGCGTGGCGCGCATGCGGATGGTGCCGGTGCTGGCGGTCAACTGGTTATCGAGAAAATCGACTTTGCCCGGATGCGGATAGCCTTGCTCGCCGGTCAGGCCGATTTCCACTGGCAGCGCACCCCGGTTTTGTCCCTCACGGGCCATCGCCTGATAACGCAGATAGGTAGCTTCATCGACGTCGAAATAGACGTAGACGCGATCCTGCGACACCAGCGTGGTGAGGACGCTGGCGCTGTCACCGGCGGTTACCAGGTTACCGATAGTGATCATGGCGCGGCTGGCGCGACCATCAATCGGCGCGGTAACGCGGGTGAAATCGAGATTAAGCTGCGCCATATCCACCGCCGCCTGGGCCGACAGCACGGTAGCCTGTGCCTGGCTGGCCGCTGAACGGCGCTGTTCTGCCTCTTCACGCGATACCGCCAGCGTGCCAATCAGTTTTTCGGTACGAGCCGACTCACTGCGTGCCAGCGCCGCCTGACTGCGGGCCTGCGCCAGTTCGGCCTGCGCCTGCTCCAGCGCCGCGCGATAGGTGCGATCATCAATGGTGAACAGCACCTGGCCTTTTTTCACTTCATCGCCTTCGCGATAATTCACCTGATCGATATAGCCGGATACGCGCGGTCGCAGCTGCACGCTTTGCACCGCTTCGATACGACCATTAAAACTGTCCCACTGGCTGACTTTCTGCTGTACCACCTGCGCCACACTCACTTCAGGCGGTGGCGGTGGGGCGTTTTTCGCCTCACCGCTATCACAGCCGGCCAGCAGGCTTCCCAGCAGCACCATTCCTGACAGGCTTACGCCCAGACGAACCCCATATGTCTGCAGATGCATTGTAGTTATTCCGCGTTAGTCAAAAAATTGAAAGGTCATGTACAAAAAATTTTGCAACTTTGACGGTTGCATTAAAACGGGATGAGTGTAGGCTTGTGCAAACTGCTTCTGCAAGAATATCTGATACACTTTAAGTGCGGTTTTGATCGCAACGGATCATGCAGGGTAATACCCCTACGCGAAGTGCGGCATTTAATGCAATAATAAAACTTGCACTAAATGGCATAGTCAGTCACCCTTAAAGTGTAACTGCAACAGATACTGATACTGATCGCCACGGCGACGGGAGAAAATGGGATGATGAGCGACGCATTTATTCACGATCTGATCGACTGGATTGATAACAACATTGAAGCACGCCTGGATCTGGACACCGTAGCAGGGCGTGCCGGTTACTCGAAATGGCACCTGCAACGCATGTTCAAAGAGCACACCGGTTATCCGCTGGGTGAGTACATTCGTGCCAAGAAACTGAAAAAATCGGCAGACCGGCTGACCACCACTAACGAGCCGATTCTGAACGTGGCGATTTCGCTGGGCTTTGACTCGCAGCAGTCATTCAACCGCAGCTTCAAACGTCAGTATGGTGTGGCACCGGGTGCATGGCGTCGTCATGCCGGGCACCAGCCGAGCGTTATGCAGTAAACTCCGCCAGGGCCAGCATCGCTGGCCCGCGTTTTTCCCGCCTGAAAAGCTGCTATTATCGGCCTCCTGAAACTCAGGAAGTCACTATGTCAAAGAAACTC is part of the Pantoea phytobeneficialis genome and harbors:
- the oqxB gene encoding multidrug efflux RND transporter permease subunit OqxB; this encodes MDFSRFFIDRPIFAAVLSILIFVTGLIAIPLLPISEYPDVVPPSVQVRAEYPGANPKVIADSVATPLEEAINGVENMMYMKSVAGSDGVLVTTVTFRPGTDPDQAQVQVQNRVAQAEARLPEAVRQLGLTTQKQSPTLTLVVHLFSPQGKYDSLYLRNYATLKVKDELARLPGVGQIQIFGAGEYAMRVWLDPNKVAARGLTASDVVTAMQEQNVQVSAGQLGAEPLKKESDFLLSINTQGRLESEQQFGNIILKTADDGSLVRLRDVARIEMGSGSYALRSQLNNKDAVGIGIFQAPGANAIDLSNAVRAKMAELATRFPDDVQWAAPYDPTVFVRDSIKAVVQTLMEAIVLVVLVVILFLQTWRASIIPLLAVPVSVVGTFSVLYLLGFSLNTLSLFGLVLAIGIVVDDAIVVVENVERNIEQGLSPTAAAHQAMREVSGPIIAIALVLCAVFVPMAFLSGVTGQFYKQFAVTIAISTVISAINSLTLSPALAAKLLKDHHAPKDMPSRLIDRLLGWLFRPFNRFFQRSADGYQSMVSKTLRRRGAVFGVYVLLLAGAGWMFHSVPGGFIPTQDKLYLIGGVKMPEGSSLARTDEVIRKMSEIGMNTEGVDYAVAFPGLNALQFTNTPNTGTVFFGLKPFDQRKRSAAEINAELNAKISKIQAGFGFSIMPPPILGLGQGSGYSLYVQDRAGLGYGELQTAINTLSGAVMQTPGMMFPISSYQANVPQLDVQVDRDKAKAQGVSLTDLFSTLQVYLGSSYVNDFNKFGRTWRVMAQADGDFRDSVQDIANLRTRNDRGEMVPIGSMVNITTTYGPDPVIRYNGYPAADLIGDADPRVMSSAQAMTKVEALANQVLPNGMNIEWTDLSYQQSTQGNAAFIVFPVSVLLAFLVLAALYESWTLPLAVILIVPVTMLSALVGVWLTGGDNNVFVQVGLVVLMGLACKNAILIVEFARELEMQGKGIVEAALEACRLRLRPIVMTSIAFIAGTIPLILGEGAGAEVRGVTGITVFSGMLGVTLFGLFLTPVFYVTLRKLVTRKQPEGEVQTV
- a CDS encoding helix-turn-helix domain-containing protein, whose translation is MMSDAFIHDLIDWIDNNIEARLDLDTVAGRAGYSKWHLQRMFKEHTGYPLGEYIRAKKLKKSADRLTTTNEPILNVAISLGFDSQQSFNRSFKRQYGVAPGAWRRHAGHQPSVMQ
- a CDS encoding efflux RND transporter periplasmic adaptor subunit; translated protein: MHLQTYGVRLGVSLSGMVLLGSLLAGCDSGEAKNAPPPPPEVSVAQVVQQKVSQWDSFNGRIEAVQSVQLRPRVSGYIDQVNYREGDEVKKGQVLFTIDDRTYRAALEQAQAELAQARSQAALARSESARTEKLIGTLAVSREEAEQRRSAASQAQATVLSAQAAVDMAQLNLDFTRVTAPIDGRASRAMITIGNLVTAGDSASVLTTLVSQDRVYVYFDVDEATYLRYQAMAREGQNRGALPVEIGLTGEQGYPHPGKVDFLDNQLTASTGTIRMRATLDNQQRQFTPGLFARVRLPGSADFTALLIDDKAVLTDQDRKYVYVVDASGKAQRRDIQPGELANGLRVVQNGLKPGDKVIVNGLQKVFMPGMPVTAQTVAMRAAQ